In Flavobacterium gelatinilyticum, a genomic segment contains:
- a CDS encoding efflux RND transporter periplasmic adaptor subunit: MKKLIVIPMLGLMLVYGCGKKEEVKKVQDEKFCIDKDLKEKITIEPAQKRAVSESINLTGNITYNGDHVVQFNSLVEGIITKTSFSLGDYVKKGQVLAEIKSTELNSMQSESRSLQSQITVAQRQLQATKSMFEDGISSQKDLLQAQSELDVLKSSLENVRANLAMFSASNDRSVFLIKAPTEGYIVDKNISTGTQITSESNALFTISDLKEIWVLVNVYTSNLKNISENMAVDVTTPAYPGEIFKGKINMMSKIFDAEEHVLKARIVMDNRNLKLKPGMTADITIDKSIGGEELVSVPAKAAIFDNNRDYILIYKDDCTIETREINPKLKNNSWLYFDKGVNEGEKVITKNQLLIHERLKN; the protein is encoded by the coding sequence ATGAAGAAACTTATTGTAATCCCAATGCTTGGGTTAATGCTCGTTTACGGATGTGGCAAGAAAGAAGAAGTTAAAAAAGTACAGGATGAAAAATTTTGTATTGATAAAGATCTAAAAGAAAAAATCACAATTGAACCTGCACAAAAACGTGCCGTAAGTGAATCGATTAATCTTACGGGAAATATTACTTATAACGGAGATCACGTGGTTCAGTTTAACAGCCTTGTTGAAGGAATTATTACGAAAACATCTTTCTCTTTGGGCGATTATGTAAAAAAAGGACAGGTTCTGGCAGAAATTAAAAGTACAGAACTAAACAGCATGCAGTCTGAAAGCAGATCGTTGCAGTCGCAGATTACGGTGGCGCAGCGTCAATTACAAGCCACAAAATCAATGTTTGAAGACGGAATTTCTTCTCAAAAAGATTTGCTTCAAGCGCAAAGCGAATTGGACGTTTTAAAATCTTCTTTAGAAAATGTGAGAGCTAATCTTGCGATGTTCAGTGCGAGTAATGACCGATCTGTTTTTCTAATCAAAGCACCAACTGAAGGTTATATTGTAGACAAAAACATCAGTACAGGAACTCAGATTACCAGCGAAAGCAATGCTTTATTTACGATTTCTGATTTAAAAGAAATCTGGGTTTTGGTTAATGTTTATACCAGTAACCTAAAAAACATCAGCGAAAATATGGCTGTAGATGTTACAACACCAGCTTATCCGGGAGAAATCTTTAAAGGGAAAATCAATATGATGTCGAAAATTTTTGATGCCGAAGAACACGTTTTAAAGGCGCGAATTGTAATGGACAACCGAAACCTGAAATTAAAACCAGGAATGACAGCCGATATTACAATTGATAAAAGCATTGGCGGCGAAGAATTGGTTTCTGTTCCTGCAAAAGCAGCCATTTTTGACAACAATCGTGATTATATCTTAATCTACAAAGACGATTGTACAATTGAAACCAGAGAAATAAATCCGAAACTGAAAAACAACAGCTGGCTTTATTTTGACAAAGGCGTTAACGAAGGCGAAAAGGTGATTACCAAAAACCAATTGTTGATTCACGAAAGATTAAAAAACTAA
- a CDS encoding TolC family protein: MAQIGVISDTIVLSRNQAEAIFLEKNISLISEKLNIDIADAQVIQAKLWPNPTLTIGEINLWSNATAQQLPVLWGNYGKTQQVNAELEQLIQTAGKRKKLIAMEKVSAEIAKEYFKTFLRNLKIEFRENLTEMQYNQAQEEVYQKQLSSMQTLLKAYKNQVAQGNVGKGEYVRLKATELQFLKEINDLQKENNSLQKELKVLMNLPAASFIKLTDEGFVPVNKNIEDINLANLMESAIENRPDMKVLKLGNEYNDNKYKYERAMRTPDVTLGVSYDRGASLMNDFVGVGFSLDLPFFNRNQGNIKAAKIAIDQGKLLTEEKTLSVQSEVLNAYQDFITTKKLYESADTSFEGDLDKLLESYRKNFMQRNTSMLEYLDFVDAYLDNKSILLNSKKDLNKNLEELRYITGQEIN; encoded by the coding sequence ATGGCACAAATTGGCGTCATCAGCGATACGATTGTTCTTTCTAGAAATCAGGCCGAAGCTATATTTCTGGAAAAGAACATTTCTCTTATTTCCGAAAAACTGAATATCGACATTGCTGATGCACAGGTTATTCAGGCAAAATTATGGCCAAATCCCACTTTAACCATTGGCGAAATCAATCTTTGGAGCAATGCTACGGCTCAACAATTACCCGTATTATGGGGAAATTACGGAAAAACGCAGCAAGTCAATGCCGAATTAGAGCAACTGATTCAGACTGCGGGAAAGCGTAAAAAACTGATTGCAATGGAAAAAGTAAGTGCCGAAATCGCAAAAGAATATTTCAAGACTTTTTTACGCAATTTAAAAATCGAATTCAGAGAAAACCTAACCGAAATGCAATACAATCAGGCACAGGAAGAAGTGTATCAAAAACAACTTTCTTCTATGCAGACTTTACTGAAAGCGTATAAAAATCAGGTTGCGCAAGGAAATGTCGGCAAAGGCGAATATGTTCGTTTAAAAGCTACGGAACTTCAGTTTTTAAAAGAAATCAACGATCTGCAAAAAGAGAACAATTCGTTACAAAAAGAACTGAAAGTTTTAATGAATCTTCCTGCAGCGAGTTTTATCAAATTGACAGATGAAGGTTTTGTTCCTGTGAATAAAAATATCGAAGATATCAATCTGGCCAATCTTATGGAATCGGCAATTGAGAATCGTCCTGACATGAAAGTCCTAAAACTTGGAAACGAATACAACGACAACAAATACAAATACGAAAGAGCCATGCGTACGCCAGACGTGACACTTGGTGTAAGTTACGACCGCGGGGCGAGTTTAATGAATGATTTTGTTGGTGTTGGATTCTCACTTGATCTTCCGTTTTTTAATCGAAATCAGGGAAATATTAAAGCGGCTAAAATCGCCATCGATCAGGGAAAACTGCTTACGGAAGAAAAAACTTTAAGCGTACAATCTGAGGTTTTAAATGCGTATCAGGATTTCATCACCACCAAAAAATTATATGAAAGTGCCGATACCAGTTTTGAAGGCGATCTGGATAAACTTTTAGAAAGCTATCGTAAAAATTTCATGCAAAGAAATACCAGCATGTTAGAATATCTGGATTTTGTTGATGCGTATTTAGACAACAAATCGATACTGCTGAATTCTAAAAAAGACCTGAATAAAAATCTGGAAGAACTGCGCTACATCACTGGGCAGGAAATCAATTAA